A single window of Chitinivorax sp. PXF-14 DNA harbors:
- a CDS encoding MFS transporter yields MPDPVIPRDASKPKFGIHPDVLKLGSVSFLTDLSSEMIFSVFAVFFTAVAGASAALLGVVEGLADLSASSLNYLAGWLSDRSGRRKAFTLAGYGFSTLAKVILLLSSTVAGLGAFRVIERLGKGFRGPPRDAWLASVADKSSRGYAFGVHKALDKSGAVLGPLVAYGLLSWLGEGMSTYRVLFVVALVPAVLAVVVLGLVEDKPGVPHQRESMFETWHTLSPAFKRYLIVAALFSLAYFSFSFLLLRAHSVGFSVKDIVLLYALFNIACVVAAPLIGRLGDRLGRPRMIVLGYLIYLLMCLGFAFASTQWQVVVLFVVFGVFYAIDEAQSKAFIADLELERRGSAVGLYNFVTGVVYLPASLIAGALWLLHPAGAFLFAASLSLAALVAFFRLRLGDGAVRQDA; encoded by the coding sequence ATGCCCGATCCCGTCATCCCGCGTGACGCATCGAAGCCGAAGTTCGGCATCCATCCCGATGTGCTCAAACTGGGGTCTGTCAGCTTCCTGACGGACCTGAGCTCCGAAATGATCTTTTCGGTGTTCGCGGTGTTCTTCACCGCGGTCGCCGGGGCATCCGCAGCGCTGCTCGGGGTGGTCGAGGGCCTCGCCGACCTGTCGGCCTCGTCGTTGAACTACCTGGCCGGCTGGCTATCGGATCGCAGCGGCAGGCGCAAGGCGTTTACCCTGGCCGGCTATGGCTTTTCCACGCTGGCCAAGGTCATCCTGCTGCTGTCGAGCACGGTGGCGGGGCTCGGCGCCTTCCGTGTGATCGAGCGGCTGGGCAAGGGGTTCCGCGGGCCGCCACGCGATGCCTGGCTGGCGTCGGTCGCCGACAAGAGCTCGCGCGGCTACGCGTTCGGCGTGCACAAGGCGCTCGACAAGTCCGGCGCGGTGCTTGGCCCGCTGGTGGCTTATGGCCTGCTGTCGTGGCTGGGCGAGGGGATGTCGACCTACCGCGTGCTGTTCGTGGTGGCGCTGGTACCGGCGGTGCTGGCGGTCGTGGTGCTGGGGTTGGTCGAGGATAAACCCGGTGTGCCTCATCAACGCGAGAGCATGTTTGAAACCTGGCATACCCTCAGCCCGGCCTTCAAACGCTACCTGATCGTTGCCGCGCTGTTCTCGCTGGCCTATTTCAGTTTCAGCTTCCTGCTGTTGCGCGCCCACAGCGTCGGCTTTTCGGTGAAGGACATCGTGTTGCTCTACGCGCTGTTCAATATCGCCTGTGTCGTCGCCGCGCCGCTGATCGGCCGCCTGGGCGACAGGCTGGGCCGCCCGCGCATGATCGTACTGGGCTACCTGATCTACCTGCTGATGTGCCTGGGCTTCGCATTTGCCTCGACGCAGTGGCAGGTGGTGGTGCTGTTCGTCGTCTTCGGCGTGTTCTATGCCATCGACGAGGCGCAGAGCAAGGCCTTCATCGCCGATCTCGAGCTGGAGCGGCGCGGCTCGGCGGTCGGGCTCTACAACTTTGTCACCGGTGTCGTCTACCTGCCGGCATCGCTGATTGCCGGGGCGTTGTGGCTGCTCCATCCTGCGGGAGCCTTCCTGTTCGCGGCCTCGCTGTCCCTGGCCGCGCTGGTGGCGTTTTTCCGGCTGCGGCTGGGGGATGGTGCTGTGCGGCAAGACGCTTAG
- a CDS encoding methyl-accepting chemotaxis protein — protein sequence MKISTLAGLIGSSVIVTEGLFAWLGGGWGMLGATLVLCPAAFVVSQRLTEMAERRQRVNMDGVSRSKAELFALTTDAISETTLLSADTVRVSGDELGRLSGIIADAGDGLVKLFRGMEAISLRQLELVQAMLDVSASMRQQGGLADEEGAKLGFAQFVDEVSVTLQAFVQQTTQTSKMAIALADQMDDISHGVSSVGGILGEIEGIAKQTNFLALNAAIEAARAGEAGRGFVVVSDEVRNLSLRTAQFSRQIRDHMGQVQDAVARAEGSMTMIASSDMTVSLRSQQRVLEMMQAMQEVNDHSREVTQQVGDCAKEFSGLVHEAVTKLQFQDISMQLVSFIGRSIDSVEQPLRTLSGLRGRSLDNSTTLAQEAVRQAQQGAVHRTEEIRNPVSQSSMDAGSIELF from the coding sequence TTGAAAATATCCACGCTTGCAGGCTTGATCGGTAGCTCGGTGATCGTGACCGAGGGATTATTCGCTTGGCTCGGCGGTGGGTGGGGAATGCTCGGTGCGACGCTGGTGCTGTGCCCTGCTGCATTCGTCGTGTCACAGCGCCTGACCGAGATGGCCGAACGCCGGCAGCGCGTCAACATGGATGGCGTGTCGCGGAGCAAGGCCGAGCTGTTTGCGCTGACCACCGATGCCATTTCTGAGACCACCCTCCTGTCCGCGGATACGGTCAGAGTCAGCGGCGACGAGCTGGGGCGGCTGTCCGGCATCATCGCCGACGCGGGTGATGGCCTGGTCAAGCTGTTCCGGGGTATGGAGGCCATCTCCCTGCGGCAGCTGGAGCTGGTGCAGGCCATGCTCGATGTGTCGGCCAGCATGCGTCAGCAGGGCGGGCTGGCGGACGAGGAGGGTGCCAAGCTTGGCTTCGCTCAGTTCGTCGATGAAGTCTCCGTCACGCTGCAGGCCTTTGTGCAGCAAACCACCCAGACCTCGAAGATGGCGATCGCCCTGGCCGACCAGATGGACGACATTTCGCATGGCGTCAGCTCGGTCGGCGGCATTCTGGGCGAAATCGAAGGCATCGCCAAACAAACCAATTTCCTTGCCCTCAATGCCGCCATCGAGGCTGCGCGTGCCGGTGAGGCCGGGCGTGGGTTCGTCGTGGTGTCGGACGAAGTGCGGAACCTGTCCTTGCGCACGGCGCAGTTCAGCCGCCAGATCCGCGATCACATGGGGCAGGTGCAGGATGCAGTAGCCCGCGCCGAAGGCTCGATGACGATGATCGCATCGTCCGACATGACGGTATCGCTGCGGTCGCAGCAGCGCGTGCTGGAAATGATGCAGGCGATGCAGGAAGTGAACGATCACAGCCGCGAGGTGACGCAGCAGGTCGGCGATTGTGCCAAGGAGTTCTCCGGGCTGGTGCACGAGGCGGTGACCAAGCTGCAATTCCAGGATATCTCGATGCAGCTGGTCAGTTTCATCGGCCGTTCCATCGACAGCGTGGAGCAGCCGCTGCGTACCCTGTCCGGCCTGCGCGGCCGCTCGCTCGACAATAGCACCACGCTGGCCCAGGAAGCGGTTCGCCAGGCCCAGCAGGGCGCGGTTCACCGCACTGAGGAGATTCGTAATCCGGTTTCGCAGTCCTCGATGGACGCCGGATCGATCGAGTTGTTCTAA
- a CDS encoding response regulator: protein MSKTILTVDDSASIRQMVAFTLKAAGYSVAEAADGAEGLSKARTARYDLVLTDQNMPKLDGLSLIKSLRGLPEYRNTPILMLTTESSDAMKSAGRAAGATGWLVKPFDPQKLLDVVKRVIG from the coding sequence ATGAGCAAGACCATACTGACCGTCGACGATTCCGCCTCCATCCGTCAGATGGTGGCGTTCACCCTCAAAGCTGCCGGCTACAGCGTGGCCGAGGCCGCGGACGGGGCCGAAGGCCTGAGCAAGGCACGCACGGCCCGCTACGACCTGGTGTTGACCGATCAGAATATGCCGAAGCTCGATGGCCTGTCGCTGATCAAGTCGCTGCGTGGCCTGCCTGAGTACCGCAACACGCCGATTCTCATGCTGACGACCGAGTCGAGCGATGCCATGAAGAGCGCCGGCCGTGCCGCCGGTGCGACCGGCTGGCTGGTCAAGCCATTCGACCCACAGAAATTGCTGGATGTGGTGAAGCGGGTGATCGGCTAA
- a CDS encoding chemotaxis protein CheW, whose product MSFDLSQFHQVFFDEAAEHLDTMEQLLVAIDINDPTADELDSIFRAAHSIKGGAATFGFHDLTEVTHLLENHLDLLRQGKAPLTVPVVDVFLQAVDGLRHMLAEHRRGGTSDEAQIAELCLQLSALRPSAPARAEPDTSPVSARREGERVFRATLDSVDEVVFHILRDDWATRGELLRAELIQRQATIEISTAVERAELYETLELLLPPRFIGLEDITRDVAGQPAVEEDDGFGLFVDSPGSQIDAWSAGGADLLEEDGFGLFLDGPGIAQDAQAWVEEDGFGLFVEPAAAGTFHEEDGFGLFHPPVAAAPVPAVAATAAPAASVPAKPAAQPGAAARPGSKAGSGDSSIRVSTEKVDQLIDLVGELVITQAMLAQTAEDEQTVSDPMQAALTQLERNLRDLQEAVMSIRMLPMSSVFSRFPRMVRDVAGRMNKAVDLKLIGEHTELDKGLIEQIADPLTHLVRNSIDHGIETQEQRLASGKPAKGQITLEAMHQGGSVVISVSDDGQGLRRDKILEKARERGLAVSDGMSDSDVWQLIFAPGFSTADQVTDISGRGVGMDVVKRNVDDMGGRIDVSSTPGYGARMTIRLPLTLAIVDGMSVAVGGDVYILPISFIVESLQPRTEDIYSISGKGLVLNVRNEYLPLVPLHRILGLTAGPDQAGEPLTGESLAIVVEADSGKVALQVDALLGQHQVVIKNLETNYRRVPGLSGATILGDGRVAMILDVTALVRLTQE is encoded by the coding sequence ATGAGCTTCGACCTGAGCCAGTTTCATCAAGTCTTCTTCGATGAGGCGGCAGAGCACCTGGACACGATGGAGCAGTTGCTGGTTGCCATCGATATCAATGATCCCACCGCCGACGAGCTCGATTCGATCTTCCGGGCGGCGCATTCGATCAAGGGGGGGGCTGCCACCTTCGGGTTTCACGACCTGACGGAAGTCACCCACCTGCTCGAAAACCACCTCGATCTGCTGCGCCAGGGCAAGGCCCCGCTGACAGTCCCGGTCGTGGACGTGTTCCTGCAGGCGGTCGACGGCTTGCGCCACATGCTGGCGGAACACCGGCGGGGCGGCACCAGCGACGAGGCACAGATCGCCGAGCTGTGCCTGCAGCTCAGTGCCTTGCGGCCCAGCGCACCTGCCAGGGCGGAGCCGGACACGTCGCCCGTCAGCGCCCGCCGTGAGGGCGAGCGCGTCTTCCGCGCGACGCTGGATAGCGTTGACGAAGTGGTCTTCCATATCCTGCGTGACGACTGGGCTACACGCGGCGAGTTGCTGCGTGCCGAATTGATACAGCGCCAGGCCACGATCGAAATCAGCACCGCCGTCGAACGCGCTGAACTCTACGAAACCCTGGAGTTGCTGCTGCCTCCCCGGTTCATCGGGCTGGAGGACATCACCCGCGATGTGGCGGGCCAGCCCGCCGTCGAAGAGGATGACGGTTTCGGCCTGTTCGTCGATAGCCCGGGCAGCCAGATCGACGCGTGGTCTGCTGGTGGGGCGGACCTGCTGGAAGAGGATGGCTTCGGGCTGTTTCTCGATGGGCCGGGTATTGCACAGGATGCGCAGGCCTGGGTCGAGGAGGACGGCTTCGGGCTGTTCGTCGAGCCGGCCGCCGCCGGGACGTTTCATGAGGAAGATGGCTTCGGGCTGTTCCACCCCCCCGTAGCTGCGGCGCCCGTGCCGGCTGTAGCGGCGACGGCAGCCCCGGCCGCCAGCGTGCCGGCCAAGCCAGCGGCGCAGCCTGGCGCGGCAGCAAGGCCGGGTAGCAAGGCGGGATCGGGCGATTCGTCGATACGGGTCAGCACCGAGAAGGTCGATCAGCTGATCGACCTGGTCGGCGAGCTGGTGATCACCCAGGCGATGCTCGCCCAGACGGCGGAGGACGAACAGACGGTGTCGGACCCGATGCAGGCGGCCCTGACCCAGCTGGAGCGCAATCTGCGCGACCTGCAGGAGGCGGTGATGTCGATCCGCATGCTGCCGATGAGCTCGGTCTTCAGCCGCTTTCCGCGCATGGTGCGCGACGTGGCCGGGCGCATGAACAAGGCGGTCGATCTCAAGCTGATCGGCGAGCACACAGAGCTCGACAAGGGCCTGATCGAACAGATCGCCGACCCGCTCACGCATCTCGTGCGCAACAGTATCGACCATGGCATCGAGACGCAGGAGCAGCGCCTTGCCTCGGGCAAGCCGGCAAAAGGCCAGATCACGCTGGAGGCGATGCACCAGGGCGGCAGCGTGGTGATCTCGGTCAGCGACGACGGCCAGGGCCTGCGCCGCGACAAGATACTGGAGAAGGCCCGCGAGCGGGGCCTGGCGGTCAGCGACGGCATGTCGGACAGCGACGTCTGGCAGCTCATCTTCGCGCCGGGCTTTTCCACCGCCGACCAGGTGACGGACATCTCCGGCCGGGGGGTCGGCATGGATGTGGTCAAGCGCAATGTCGACGACATGGGCGGGCGCATCGACGTCAGCTCGACACCGGGGTACGGCGCGCGCATGACGATACGATTGCCGCTGACGCTGGCCATCGTCGACGGCATGTCGGTCGCGGTCGGGGGCGATGTTTACATCCTGCCCATCAGCTTCATCGTCGAATCGCTGCAGCCACGCACGGAAGATATCTATTCGATCTCCGGCAAGGGGCTGGTGCTCAATGTGCGCAACGAGTACCTGCCGCTGGTGCCGCTGCATCGCATTCTTGGCCTGACGGCCGGGCCGGATCAGGCTGGCGAGCCGCTGACTGGAGAGTCCCTGGCCATCGTTGTCGAGGCCGACAGCGGCAAGGTGGCCTTGCAGGTCGACGCGCTGCTCGGGCAGCACCAGGTGGTCATCAAGAATCTCGAAACCAATTATCGCCGCGTGCCGGGCCTGTCCGGCGCAACCATACTCGGAGATGGCCGTGTGGCCATGATACTGGACGTGACGGCCCTGGTGAGGCTGACGCAGGAGTGA
- a CDS encoding chemotaxis protein CheW gives METSNTAIDNASGTEASREYLTFSLGSEEYAVDILKVQEIRGYDRVTHIANSPAFIKGVINLRGAIVPIVDLRIKFGLSRAEYDAFTVVIILNISRRIVGVVVDTVSDVVLLAQEQIRPAPEFGAILNTRYIRGLATLDDRMIIVTDIETLMTSEEMGLVEQYVN, from the coding sequence ATGGAAACCAGTAACACGGCGATCGACAACGCCTCCGGCACGGAGGCCAGCCGCGAATACCTCACCTTCAGCCTGGGCAGTGAGGAATATGCCGTGGATATCCTCAAGGTGCAGGAAATCCGCGGCTACGACCGCGTCACCCATATCGCTAACAGCCCTGCCTTCATCAAGGGCGTGATCAATCTGCGCGGCGCCATCGTGCCGATCGTCGATCTGCGTATCAAGTTCGGCTTGTCCCGCGCGGAGTACGACGCCTTCACCGTGGTCATCATCCTCAACATATCGCGGCGCATCGTCGGTGTCGTCGTCGATACCGTTTCTGATGTCGTGCTGCTGGCGCAGGAGCAGATTCGCCCGGCGCCGGAGTTCGGTGCCATCCTCAACACACGGTACATCCGCGGGCTGGCGACACTCGACGACAGGATGATCATCGTCACCGATATCGAAACACTGATGACCAGCGAGGAAATGGGCCTGGTCGAGCAGTATGTCAACTGA
- a CDS encoding methyl-accepting chemotaxis protein, giving the protein MRINSLKTRLMLLVGVTTAIIVAMGIVNVRSVGSLVRSQNELAGSFTAVKAHILMDMIHDGMRADVLEAVINVRSGHPERLAEVRSAMDEHRAVLHENIAALERVDLPPALRDKVLQTKAAFAVYEAEAVGTVAKLESDPKGVEASLAEFNRQFKAMEKQQDEFTQQLSAWKGRISQQAEETAVSERTETTILVVAGILIGLVSGGLIALGISRAISATVAMVSRIRDSQDYTRRLSGLSGEFAVLAGAFNGILDDIQAKQNQLTEQRDENLRIRLALDKVSANVRIADDNGLVIYANEALKHTLFRIESAIQKRQPAFRASGFVGMNIGLLYDNPAQAVESLKQLTTQREAMLEIGERQFQIITTPVITQGGTRMGSISEWRDLTDQLRSQEELTRVVQAVVNGDIGQRVDLTGKEGFYLQTAEGLNSMLDAITGLLGELGRTLSALAAGDLTQTMNTQCQGDLAVIQHDANECIEHLREIVTQIKSSADTINTAAGEIAAGNSDLSGRTEEQASSLEQTAASMEQLTGTVKQNADNARQASQLASSASDIAQRGGEMVARVVTTMSSISDSSKKIADIIGVIDGIAFQTNILALNAAVEAARAGEQGRGFAVVASEVRSLAQRSAAAAKEIKELIQDSVSRVNDGHELVVEAGGTMTDIVGAVQRVRDIINEIAHASSEQSDGIDQVGRAITQMDEVTQQNAALVEQAAASAESLEDQARSLVGAVAMFKLGEEGTLPLLQPPAKQGRARAVAKASPAKAPARLPKRVASSDDGDWEEF; this is encoded by the coding sequence ATGCGAATCAACAGCCTGAAGACGCGCCTGATGCTGCTGGTCGGGGTGACCACGGCGATCATCGTCGCGATGGGCATCGTCAATGTACGTAGTGTCGGCTCGCTCGTGCGCAGCCAGAACGAGCTGGCCGGCAGCTTTACCGCGGTCAAGGCGCACATCCTGATGGACATGATCCATGACGGCATGCGTGCCGACGTGCTCGAAGCGGTGATCAATGTCCGCAGCGGGCATCCGGAGCGCCTGGCGGAAGTCCGCTCGGCGATGGACGAGCATCGTGCTGTGCTGCACGAGAATATTGCCGCGCTCGAACGCGTCGACTTGCCGCCAGCCTTGCGCGACAAGGTATTGCAGACCAAGGCTGCGTTTGCCGTGTACGAGGCAGAGGCGGTCGGCACCGTTGCCAAACTGGAGTCCGACCCGAAGGGCGTCGAGGCCAGCCTTGCCGAGTTCAACCGGCAGTTCAAGGCCATGGAGAAACAGCAGGATGAATTCACCCAGCAGCTGAGCGCATGGAAGGGGCGCATCAGCCAGCAGGCGGAAGAGACCGCCGTCAGCGAGCGCACCGAAACCACGATCCTGGTGGTGGCGGGTATCCTGATCGGCCTGGTTTCCGGTGGGCTGATCGCGCTGGGCATCAGCCGCGCCATCAGCGCCACCGTGGCCATGGTCAGCCGGATTCGCGACAGCCAGGACTATACCCGCCGTCTATCCGGCCTGAGCGGTGAGTTCGCGGTGCTGGCGGGCGCCTTCAACGGCATTCTCGACGACATCCAGGCCAAGCAGAACCAGCTCACCGAGCAGCGCGACGAGAACCTGCGCATCCGCCTCGCGTTGGACAAGGTGTCGGCGAACGTGCGCATTGCGGACGACAATGGCCTCGTCATCTACGCCAACGAGGCGCTGAAGCACACGCTGTTCCGTATCGAATCGGCGATTCAGAAGCGGCAGCCCGCGTTCCGCGCCAGCGGTTTCGTCGGCATGAATATCGGCCTGCTCTACGACAACCCGGCGCAGGCCGTCGAAAGCCTCAAGCAGCTGACGACGCAGCGTGAAGCGATGCTGGAGATCGGCGAACGCCAGTTCCAGATCATCACCACGCCAGTCATCACCCAGGGCGGCACGCGCATGGGCTCGATCAGCGAGTGGCGTGACCTGACCGACCAGCTGCGCAGCCAGGAAGAGCTGACACGGGTGGTGCAGGCCGTGGTCAACGGCGACATCGGCCAGCGGGTCGACCTGACCGGCAAGGAGGGCTTCTACCTGCAGACAGCCGAAGGCCTGAACAGCATGCTCGACGCGATCACCGGCCTGCTTGGCGAATTGGGCCGCACGTTGAGTGCGCTTGCTGCGGGCGACCTGACGCAGACCATGAATACCCAGTGCCAGGGCGATCTGGCGGTGATCCAGCATGATGCCAACGAGTGTATCGAGCACCTGCGGGAGATCGTGACGCAGATCAAATCGTCGGCGGATACGATCAACACCGCGGCAGGCGAGATTGCTGCCGGCAACTCCGACCTGTCGGGCCGGACCGAGGAACAGGCCTCGAGCCTGGAGCAGACGGCCGCCAGCATGGAACAGCTGACCGGCACGGTGAAACAGAATGCCGACAACGCCCGTCAGGCGAGCCAGCTGGCCAGCAGCGCCTCCGACATCGCGCAGCGCGGCGGCGAGATGGTGGCCCGCGTCGTCACCACCATGTCGAGCATCTCCGACAGCTCGAAGAAGATCGCCGACATCATCGGCGTGATCGACGGCATCGCCTTCCAGACCAACATCCTGGCGCTGAACGCCGCGGTGGAAGCGGCACGCGCCGGCGAGCAGGGGCGCGGCTTCGCGGTGGTGGCAAGCGAAGTGCGCAGCCTGGCGCAGCGCAGCGCCGCAGCGGCGAAGGAAATCAAGGAACTGATCCAGGACTCGGTGTCGCGCGTCAACGACGGCCACGAACTGGTGGTGGAAGCGGGGGGCACGATGACCGACATCGTCGGCGCGGTGCAGCGGGTACGCGACATCATCAACGAGATTGCACACGCATCGAGTGAACAAAGCGACGGCATCGACCAGGTCGGCCGCGCGATCACGCAGATGGACGAAGTGACGCAGCAGAACGCCGCACTGGTGGAACAGGCCGCGGCGAGCGCGGAAAGTCTCGAAGACCAGGCCCGCAGCCTGGTCGGGGCGGTCGCCATGTTCAAGCTGGGCGAAGAGGGCACGTTGCCGCTGCTGCAGCCGCCGGCCAAGCAGGGCCGGGCGCGGGCGGTGGCCAAGGCGTCGCCTGCGAAGGCGCCGGCGCGCCTGCCAAAGCGTGTTGCCTCGTCCGACGACGGGGATTGGGAAGAGTTCTGA
- a CDS encoding methyl-accepting chemotaxis protein gives MPVTQTEVPLRDNTMIVSRTDLKGRITYINRDFVEISGFSEQELIGEPHNIVRHPDMPPEAYLDLWNTLKAGRPWTGMVKNRCKNGDYYWVVANATPLFEGGQVVGYMSVRVKPTREQVSAAEEAYRLFREKRASGMAILHGQVVLRRRAWLRKIADSGLSKRLSAGLGALLVLLLLVGGLGLYNMKRSNELSEQLYDGRVTGLANLLSMQNDIGLARLQLVAEAGRSLQALRSKSAQAPADVTAAVAHLDGADKTLQAYRAKIGESRHKALVEDVAKAQSALLSLGLRPLAAGIQTRQEALLQQALTQLPPLSDKLAKALDTLRNYETEAGKAQLADMRQVASTAWAELAIGVVLFLVIAALFSVWLLRSSVRPLQDVISLFRELASGNFRNTIDISRNDETGRVMQGLQSLQVRLGFEVAETRRVSEESTRVRVGLDNVTTNVMIADSQYNIIYMNKALVQMMTKAETDIRKSLPNFSVATLLGANIDVFHKNPSHQRGLLDRLTTTYRSKVQLGGHTFMLTVTPVINDRQERLGTAVEWADLTDELLIESEVEQIVEKAARGHLSDRIKLEGKEGFVRNVSVDFNMLLDRMAQGFGDLGKVLSALATGDLRSTIESQYEGELATICTDANACVEHLREIVTQIKSSADTINTAAGEIAAGNSDLSGRTEEQASSLEQTAASMEQLTGTVKQNADNARQASQLASSASDIAQRGGEMVARVVTTMSSISDSSKKIADIIGVIDGIAFQTNILALNAAVEAARAGEQGRGFAVVASEVRSLAQRSAAAAKEIKELIQDSVSRVNDGHELVVEAGGTMTDIVGAVQRVRDIINEIAHASSEQSDGIDQVGRAITQMDEVTQQNAALVEQAAASAESLEDQARSLVGAVAMFKLGDEGTLPLLQPPAKQGRARAVAKASPAKAPARLPKAVPPTDDGDWEEF, from the coding sequence ATGCCAGTAACGCAGACTGAGGTACCGCTGCGTGACAATACGATGATCGTGTCACGGACCGATCTGAAAGGGCGCATCACCTATATCAACCGCGATTTCGTCGAGATCAGCGGGTTCTCCGAACAAGAGCTGATCGGCGAGCCGCACAACATCGTGCGCCACCCGGACATGCCGCCCGAGGCCTACCTGGACCTGTGGAACACCCTCAAGGCTGGCCGGCCATGGACCGGCATGGTCAAGAACCGCTGCAAGAACGGCGACTATTACTGGGTGGTGGCCAATGCCACGCCGCTGTTCGAAGGCGGGCAGGTGGTCGGCTACATGTCGGTGCGCGTGAAGCCGACACGCGAGCAGGTGAGCGCGGCGGAAGAAGCCTACCGCCTGTTCCGCGAAAAGCGCGCGTCGGGCATGGCCATCCTGCATGGGCAGGTAGTGCTGCGGCGCCGGGCCTGGCTCAGAAAGATTGCCGACTCGGGGCTCAGCAAGCGCCTCTCAGCCGGCCTGGGGGCGCTCCTGGTATTGCTGCTGCTGGTTGGCGGGCTTGGGCTCTACAACATGAAGCGCAGCAACGAGCTCAGCGAGCAGCTTTACGATGGACGGGTCACCGGGCTCGCCAACCTGCTCTCGATGCAGAACGACATCGGCCTGGCGCGCCTGCAACTGGTGGCCGAGGCTGGCAGAAGCCTGCAAGCGTTGCGCAGCAAGAGCGCGCAGGCACCGGCCGACGTGACGGCTGCCGTTGCGCACCTCGACGGCGCTGACAAGACGCTGCAGGCCTACCGCGCGAAGATCGGCGAGAGCCGCCACAAGGCCCTGGTGGAGGACGTGGCCAAAGCCCAGTCCGCATTGTTGTCGCTTGGCCTGCGCCCGCTGGCCGCGGGGATTCAGACAAGGCAGGAGGCCCTGTTGCAGCAAGCGCTGACCCAGTTGCCGCCGCTCAGCGACAAGCTGGCCAAGGCGCTCGATACCCTGCGTAACTACGAGACCGAAGCCGGCAAGGCGCAGCTTGCCGACATGCGCCAGGTTGCCTCCACCGCCTGGGCCGAGCTGGCCATCGGTGTGGTGTTGTTTCTGGTGATTGCCGCGCTGTTCTCCGTGTGGCTGTTGCGTTCGTCCGTCAGGCCGCTGCAGGACGTGATCTCGCTGTTCCGCGAGCTGGCCTCGGGGAATTTCCGCAACACGATCGATATCTCCCGCAACGACGAGACCGGCCGCGTGATGCAGGGCCTGCAGAGCCTGCAGGTGCGCCTGGGCTTCGAGGTGGCCGAGACACGGCGCGTCTCCGAGGAGAGCACGCGCGTACGCGTCGGCCTCGACAATGTGACGACCAACGTGATGATTGCGGATTCGCAATACAACATCATCTATATGAACAAGGCCCTGGTGCAGATGATGACCAAGGCCGAGACCGACATTCGCAAGTCGCTGCCCAATTTCAGCGTGGCCACGCTGCTGGGCGCCAATATCGATGTGTTCCACAAGAACCCCAGCCACCAGCGCGGCCTGCTCGACAGGCTGACCACGACCTACCGCTCGAAGGTCCAGCTGGGCGGGCACACCTTCATGCTGACGGTGACGCCGGTGATCAACGATCGGCAAGAGCGCCTCGGCACTGCGGTCGAGTGGGCGGACCTGACCGACGAGCTGCTGATCGAGAGCGAAGTGGAACAGATCGTCGAGAAGGCCGCACGTGGACACCTGAGCGACCGCATCAAGCTGGAGGGCAAGGAAGGCTTCGTGCGCAATGTCAGCGTCGACTTCAACATGCTGCTCGATCGCATGGCGCAGGGCTTCGGTGATCTTGGCAAAGTATTGTCGGCGCTCGCCACGGGGGACCTGCGCAGCACCATCGAATCGCAGTACGAAGGCGAGCTGGCCACCATCTGCACGGACGCCAATGCCTGCGTCGAGCACCTGCGGGAGATCGTGACGCAGATCAAATCGTCGGCGGATACGATCAACACCGCGGCAGGCGAGATTGCCGCCGGCAACTCCGACCTGTCGGGCCGGACCGAGGAACAGGCCTCGAGCCTGGAGCAGACGGCCGCCAGCATGGAACAGCTGACCGGCACGGTGAAGCAGAATGCCGACAACGCCCGTCAGGCGAGCCAGCTGGCCAGCAGCGCCTCCGACATCGCGCAGCGCGGCGGCGAGATGGTGGCCCGCGTCGTCACCACCATGTCGAGCATCTCCGACAGCTCGAAGAAGATCGCCGACATCATCGGCGTGATCGACGGCATCGCCTTCCAGACCAACATCCTGGCGCTGAACGCCGCGGTGGAAGCGGCACGCGCCGGCGAGCAGGGGCGCGGCTTCGCGGTGGTGGCAAGCGAAGTGCGCAGCCTGGCGCAGCGCAGCGCCGCAGCGGCGAAGGAAATCAAGGAACTGATCCAGGACTCGGTGTCGCGCGTCAACGACGGCCACGAACTGGTGGTGGAAGCGGGGGGCACGATGACCGACATCGTCGGCGCGGTGCAGCGGGTACGCGACATCATCAACGAGATTGCACACGCATCGAGTGAACAAAGCGACGGCATCGACCAGGTCGGCCGCGCGATCACGCAGATGGACGAAGTGACGCAGCAGAACGCCGCACTGGTGGAACAGGCCGCGGCGAGCGCGGAAAGTCTCGAAGACCAGGCCCGCAGCCTGGTCGGGGCGGTCGCCATGTTCAAGCTGGGCGATGAGGGCACGTTGCCGCTGCTGCAGCCGCCGGCCAAGCAGGGCCGGGCGCGGGCGGTGGCCAAGGCGTCGCCTGCGAAGGCGCCGGCGCGCCTGCCAAAGGCCGTGCCACCAACGGACGACGGTGACTGGGAGGAATTCTGA